The following proteins are encoded in a genomic region of Reichenbachiella sp.:
- a CDS encoding LysM peptidoglycan-binding domain-containing protein — MNYKLLVFFLFMSLTQFGYSYAPMDSLRVEKIKGKKYIIHRAEPKETLYSITKRYGVTLEDLYEYNPSLKENGLKMYDTIQVPLVKKRKKQEPEVEASESENYHVVQAGETLFAISRKYELTVDSLIAINKLENASLNIGDTLFTRPQSKTITKPSSNDNKKYHVVQPSETLFGISRMYQVEIEDIQKWNNLPDYTLSIGQRLIVSGDSVAKPELESPVAPIVKKEVDTIYVKPEKPALDTLYVKTDNSQFKSKTSEVEGKQQTVEEGFAMRIEDTDYTQKYLALHRSAPLGSTIQVKNQMTNQMIEAKVVGKLPESALNQKLLLRLSSAAYKAMGAIDLKTPIIVSYAPDAE, encoded by the coding sequence ATGAATTATAAACTGCTCGTTTTCTTCCTTTTCATGAGTTTGACTCAATTTGGATATTCATATGCACCCATGGATAGTCTCCGTGTGGAAAAAATAAAGGGCAAAAAATACATCATCCACAGAGCAGAGCCTAAGGAAACGCTGTACTCCATTACTAAGAGATATGGCGTTACACTGGAAGATTTATATGAATACAATCCTTCACTTAAAGAAAATGGATTGAAAATGTATGATACGATTCAGGTGCCTTTGGTCAAAAAAAGAAAAAAGCAAGAACCCGAGGTTGAAGCCAGTGAATCCGAAAATTATCATGTTGTACAGGCGGGAGAAACCTTGTTTGCTATTTCAAGGAAATATGAATTGACTGTCGACTCACTTATTGCTATCAATAAATTAGAAAATGCATCCTTGAATATTGGAGACACACTTTTCACAAGGCCTCAATCAAAAACAATCACTAAACCTTCTTCTAACGACAATAAAAAATACCATGTGGTACAACCTTCGGAAACGCTTTTCGGAATTTCAAGAATGTATCAGGTGGAAATTGAAGACATCCAAAAATGGAATAACCTTCCAGACTATACTTTGTCTATTGGCCAAAGGCTTATAGTATCTGGTGATTCTGTAGCCAAACCCGAGCTTGAATCACCGGTGGCGCCAATTGTCAAAAAGGAAGTAGACACCATTTATGTAAAACCAGAAAAACCTGCTTTGGACACGCTTTATGTAAAAACAGACAATAGCCAATTTAAAAGCAAGACAAGCGAAGTTGAAGGTAAACAGCAAACTGTAGAAGAAGGTTTTGCCATGAGAATCGAAGACACGGACTATACACAAAAATATCTCGCACTCCACCGATCTGCACCATTAGGCTCTACTATTCAGGTAAAAAATCAAATGACCAATCAAATGATAGAGGCAAAAGTGGTAGGCAAATTGCCTGAAAGTGCTTTGAATCAAAAATTGCTTTTGAGACTGTCGTCGGCCGCCTACAAAGCTATGGGCGCCATCGATCTCAAAACACCGATTATTGTCAGTTACGCACCAGATGCAGAATGA
- a CDS encoding TIGR02757 family protein, which translates to MQNDLKSFLDEKVELYNQPSFIPDDPISIPHQFSKKQDIEISGLFAATLAWGQRKTIINKCNELMKMMDHAPHDFILNHSENDLKQFLNFKHRTFNPTDTLFFIDFLKSHFQKHNSLETAFTNGMKGDMEVYLTNFHNGLFEHPDAPDRTRKHVATPVRKSACKRLNMYLRWMVRQDNKGVDFGIWDAIKPSQLICPLDVHVERVAKRLDLLQRKQTDWRAAVELSDNLRELDPQDPVKYDFALFGIGVMEKF; encoded by the coding sequence ATGCAGAATGACCTGAAAAGCTTCTTGGATGAGAAGGTGGAATTGTACAATCAACCTTCATTCATTCCAGACGATCCCATTTCTATTCCTCACCAATTTTCTAAGAAACAGGATATCGAAATCTCCGGATTATTTGCAGCCACTTTAGCTTGGGGCCAAAGAAAAACGATTATTAACAAGTGCAATGAATTGATGAAAATGATGGATCATGCTCCGCATGATTTCATTCTGAATCATAGCGAAAATGACCTCAAACAGTTCTTAAACTTCAAACATAGAACCTTCAACCCCACCGATACGCTTTTCTTCATTGATTTTTTAAAGTCACACTTTCAAAAACATAACTCATTAGAAACAGCATTCACAAATGGCATGAAGGGTGATATGGAAGTTTACCTCACTAATTTCCACAATGGCCTATTTGAGCACCCAGATGCACCTGACAGAACAAGAAAACATGTGGCTACTCCAGTTCGAAAGTCTGCTTGCAAACGACTCAATATGTATTTGAGATGGATGGTAAGACAAGACAATAAAGGGGTTGATTTCGGTATCTGGGATGCCATTAAACCAAGCCAATTGATTTGCCCATTAGATGTGCACGTAGAACGTGTGGCTAAGCGATTAGATCTCTTACAACGTAAACAAACCGATTGGCGAGCCGCTGTGGAATTAAGCGATAATCTAAGAGAATTAGACCCTCAAGATCCAGTGAAATACGATTTTGCCCTATTTGGTATAGGTGTGATGGAGAAGTTTTAA
- the pyrE gene encoding orotate phosphoribosyltransferase — protein sequence MTNNESNLPLSAQIATELLEIKAIKLQPKDPFTWASGWKSPIYCDNRMTLSYPELRTVIKNAFVKEIKARYPKTEVIAGVATAGIPQGALIAEEMGLPFIYVRDKAKSHGRTNQIEGQVQEGKNVFVVEDLISTGGSSIKAIEALREAGMKVLGLGAIFTYGFPHADRNLMQANVSHFTLSDYHSLLDIAVSSNLIKSDELDSLNSWRMEPENWRG from the coding sequence ATGACGAACAATGAATCAAATCTTCCGCTTAGCGCGCAAATCGCAACAGAGTTATTAGAGATCAAAGCGATCAAACTTCAACCAAAAGACCCTTTCACTTGGGCGTCTGGATGGAAATCGCCGATCTATTGTGATAACAGGATGACGTTATCTTATCCTGAGCTGCGTACAGTTATAAAAAATGCGTTCGTCAAAGAAATCAAAGCCAGATATCCTAAAACGGAAGTGATCGCTGGTGTAGCAACAGCTGGTATCCCACAAGGTGCATTGATCGCCGAGGAAATGGGTTTGCCATTTATCTACGTTAGAGACAAAGCCAAGTCTCACGGTAGAACCAATCAGATCGAAGGGCAGGTGCAAGAAGGTAAAAATGTATTTGTAGTAGAGGATTTGATTTCGACTGGAGGGAGCTCCATCAAGGCCATAGAGGCACTGAGAGAGGCTGGTATGAAAGTGCTAGGTCTAGGGGCAATCTTCACCTATGGCTTCCCACATGCCGATAGAAACTTGATGCAAGCGAACGTATCGCACTTTACCTTATCTGATTACCATTCTTTATTGGATATCGCTGTGTCTTCTAATCTGATCAAAAGTGATGAGCTAGATTCTTTGAATTCTTGGAGAATGGAGCCAGAGAATTGGAGGGGGTAA
- a CDS encoding NUDIX hydrolase, whose protein sequence is MKIYINDIPVRIRDRENESSKKFDVILDSEVDDIQAIRLKGKVLINEKSHEAINRLLHIMTDKKYSKIKQIEIRVKNKVKAQQYLKSKFDIVEAAGGVVEKDGKTLMILRNDLWDIPKGKLEKGEKRSEGAVREVEEETGVKVQREEKICSTWHTYIRNKKYVLKKTTWYRMICLDDSEMKPQKEENIQKTVWMTESEVDVAMLHSFKTIEQVVEKYRKLLKKVAN, encoded by the coding sequence ATGAAGATATACATTAACGATATACCAGTTAGGATTCGCGATCGAGAAAATGAGTCCAGCAAGAAATTTGATGTGATACTTGATAGCGAGGTAGATGACATCCAGGCTATCAGACTCAAGGGCAAAGTGCTCATCAATGAAAAGTCTCATGAAGCTATCAATCGATTGCTTCACATCATGACGGATAAGAAGTACAGCAAAATCAAACAAATCGAAATCAGAGTCAAAAACAAAGTAAAGGCGCAGCAGTACCTCAAGTCAAAATTTGATATAGTAGAAGCTGCCGGAGGCGTGGTGGAAAAAGATGGAAAAACACTAATGATCCTCAGAAACGATCTTTGGGATATTCCAAAAGGAAAACTAGAAAAAGGAGAAAAAAGATCTGAAGGCGCTGTAAGAGAAGTCGAAGAAGAAACCGGAGTAAAAGTACAACGGGAGGAAAAAATCTGTTCTACCTGGCACACCTACATTCGCAATAAAAAATATGTATTAAAGAAGACGACTTGGTACAGAATGATCTGTCTGGATGATAGCGAAATGAAGCCGCAAAAAGAAGAAAACATTCAAAAGACAGTTTGGATGACGGAAAGCGAAGTGGATGTAGCCATGCTCCATTCATTCAAAACTATCGAGCAAGTCGTAGAAAAATATAGGAAACTTTTAAAGAAAGTAGCTAATTAA
- the coaD gene encoding pantetheine-phosphate adenylyltransferase — protein MSDKKIALFPGSFDPFTKGHQDIVRRALKLFDEVVVAIGYNSAKSRYFEVEYMVDRVKSAFKSDENVSVMVYNELTADLAKKTDASFLIRGLRNTTDFEYENSISQVNRYLNADLETVFLITSPEYAHISSTIIREVHKYDGDISPFIPYEL, from the coding sequence ATGTCGGATAAAAAAATTGCTCTTTTTCCGGGTTCTTTTGACCCATTTACCAAAGGGCATCAGGATATTGTCCGTCGAGCGCTTAAGTTATTCGATGAAGTGGTCGTAGCTATTGGTTACAATAGTGCCAAGTCGAGATATTTCGAAGTAGAGTACATGGTAGATAGAGTGAAGTCTGCTTTTAAGTCAGATGAAAATGTGTCTGTGATGGTTTATAATGAGCTGACAGCGGATTTAGCAAAAAAGACAGACGCCTCTTTTCTTATTCGGGGATTGAGAAATACAACAGATTTTGAATACGAAAACAGTATTTCTCAGGTGAATAGATACCTAAATGCTGATTTGGAGACAGTCTTTCTAATTACTTCTCCTGAATACGCACACATCAGTTCGACGATTATAAGGGAGGTGCACAAATACGATGGAGACATCAGCCCATTCATTCCCTACGAGCTTTAA
- a CDS encoding DUF3822 family protein yields MEAIHSATYKLVKRIKDSKFDVDELHHYCLSMQIGIRDFQMSITDTRTDTCLLLEDYILQDVKTINARLQVLAKLFENHHLLMAGFWSSIKLSLKSHKFSLIPATHFVEDSVRDYLMLNCTINDSVESEYTYKHTSSNVVNAFAADKRLVSWINSLYPNKEIEVIHQGSALIEGILKYNTEAESKIVYCILDRGIMHVFVSENHKLHYYNQFSIKEAKDYVKYVMLVFKEFNLNQRTQKVMLWGNISKGSDHYKLFSKYIGNISFGKRPANLKFNYHFDELADHQYFDLLSVYLCD; encoded by the coding sequence TTGGAAGCTATACATAGCGCAACATACAAGCTAGTAAAAAGAATCAAAGACAGTAAATTTGATGTAGACGAACTACATCATTACTGTCTTTCGATGCAAATAGGGATTCGTGATTTTCAAATGAGTATCACGGATACACGCACGGATACTTGTCTGTTATTGGAGGATTATATTCTTCAAGACGTAAAGACAATCAATGCGAGATTGCAAGTACTGGCTAAACTATTTGAAAATCATCACTTGCTTATGGCAGGTTTTTGGAGTTCTATCAAACTATCTCTCAAGAGTCATAAATTTTCATTGATTCCGGCTACACACTTTGTGGAAGACTCGGTTCGTGATTATTTGATGCTGAATTGCACAATCAACGATTCGGTAGAAAGTGAATATACTTATAAGCACACTTCTTCTAATGTGGTGAATGCTTTTGCAGCTGATAAGCGACTAGTGAGCTGGATCAATTCGCTGTATCCTAACAAGGAGATTGAGGTAATTCACCAAGGAAGTGCGCTAATCGAAGGGATCCTTAAATACAACACCGAGGCGGAATCTAAAATCGTCTATTGTATCCTTGATAGGGGTATCATGCATGTATTTGTTTCTGAGAATCATAAACTACATTACTACAATCAGTTTTCTATTAAGGAAGCCAAAGATTATGTGAAGTATGTGATGTTGGTATTTAAGGAGTTCAACCTAAACCAACGTACTCAGAAAGTGATGCTGTGGGGTAATATCTCTAAAGGCTCGGATCACTACAAGTTGTTTTCGAAGTACATTGGAAACATTTCCTTTGGAAAGCGTCCAGCAAATCTCAAATTCAATTATCATTTCGACGAGCTGGCTGATCATCAGTATTTTGATTTGCTGAGTGTGTATCTCTGCGACTAA
- a CDS encoding NUDIX hydrolase → MRSEEIKTIFGNQIRTRVMGLLIQDSKVLLLNHSGLNKENELWLPPGGGVVFGEQVSEALIREFQEEVNISVKVCDFLGASEFISGELHAIELFFVVEQIGGKLQLGSDPELGEKSILKEARWMNVLEINGLSKNCIHLLFQNLESIDDLFKKKGFFNIGNNP, encoded by the coding sequence ATGAGATCAGAAGAAATCAAAACTATTTTTGGAAATCAAATAAGGACTAGGGTAATGGGTCTCCTCATTCAAGACAGTAAGGTTTTGCTACTTAACCATTCTGGATTAAATAAAGAGAATGAGTTATGGCTGCCACCAGGAGGAGGGGTGGTGTTTGGAGAGCAAGTCAGTGAAGCCCTAATTAGAGAATTTCAGGAAGAGGTAAATATTTCTGTGAAAGTTTGTGACTTTTTGGGTGCAAGTGAATTTATAAGTGGAGAACTGCATGCCATAGAACTATTCTTTGTGGTGGAGCAAATCGGTGGTAAATTACAATTGGGTTCTGACCCAGAGTTGGGTGAAAAATCTATTTTGAAAGAAGCTCGATGGATGAACGTTTTAGAGATAAATGGGCTGTCTAAAAACTGTATTCATCTGCTGTTTCAGAACTTAGAATCCATTGACGATCTATTTAAGAAAAAGGGATTTTTTAATATTGGAAATAATCCTTAA
- a CDS encoding ATP-dependent DNA helicase, with protein sequence MPLPSEILRNKFEHEPTVSQAKAFLAIDQFVAAKTAKPTMILKGYAGTGKTSIVATLVKVLPLFNYKFVLLAPTGRAAKVISQYAKRTAFTIHKRIYKAKSNQEATGPVFSQTKNYQSNTIFIVDEASMISSEADYKNKSLLNDLIQYVFEKDGNKLLLVGDTAQLPPVHQEKSMALDRDHLSDVYQLDTTESVLTEITRQAENSGILLNATSLRNNLFQKEKLVHFDTKSHKDIYRMTGERLEDGLRYAHDKYGLENTLIICRSNKNAVMYNHYIRNTLFYKEDELDAGDLLMISRNNYNFATDQVPSGFLANGDFMEILKIKRTEELHGLRFADVEIRLTDYPDAEPFEAKIILDGLHSYTPALTQEQNQALYKSVLIDYMDLPKKQQKEAMKEDKYLNALQVKYAYALTCHKSQGGQWDAVFVDQGYLGEAEIDNDFIRWTYTAITRAKNELFLVNFDTKFF encoded by the coding sequence TTGCCACTTCCTTCCGAAATATTAAGAAACAAATTCGAGCATGAGCCTACCGTAAGCCAAGCCAAAGCTTTCTTAGCCATCGACCAGTTTGTCGCAGCTAAGACAGCCAAGCCCACCATGATCCTCAAAGGCTACGCAGGTACAGGTAAAACTTCCATAGTGGCCACATTGGTAAAAGTCCTTCCACTCTTCAACTATAAGTTTGTATTGCTTGCTCCAACAGGTAGAGCTGCAAAAGTGATCAGTCAGTACGCCAAACGCACGGCATTCACTATTCACAAAAGGATATACAAAGCTAAATCTAACCAAGAGGCTACCGGACCTGTATTTAGTCAAACTAAAAACTACCAGTCCAATACTATTTTCATTGTAGATGAAGCCTCTATGATTAGCTCCGAGGCAGATTACAAAAACAAAAGCCTACTCAACGACCTGATACAATACGTCTTCGAAAAAGATGGCAATAAACTATTACTTGTGGGTGATACAGCTCAGCTCCCTCCTGTACATCAAGAAAAAAGCATGGCGCTTGATAGGGATCATTTATCAGATGTCTACCAACTAGATACTACAGAAAGTGTTTTGACAGAAATTACACGCCAAGCTGAGAATAGCGGGATTTTACTCAATGCCACCAGCTTGAGAAATAATCTTTTTCAAAAAGAAAAGCTGGTCCACTTCGATACAAAGTCTCACAAAGACATCTACCGAATGACCGGAGAACGACTGGAAGATGGTCTGAGGTATGCCCATGACAAATATGGTTTGGAGAATACACTGATTATCTGCAGATCGAATAAAAATGCAGTGATGTATAACCACTACATCCGAAACACACTTTTCTATAAAGAAGATGAATTGGATGCCGGCGACTTACTCATGATCTCTCGAAACAACTACAATTTCGCCACGGATCAGGTGCCTTCTGGCTTTTTGGCCAATGGGGATTTTATGGAGATTTTGAAAATAAAAAGAACCGAAGAGCTGCATGGCTTGAGGTTTGCAGATGTTGAAATTAGATTGACCGATTACCCAGATGCCGAACCCTTCGAAGCTAAAATCATCCTGGATGGGTTGCATAGTTATACGCCGGCGCTGACGCAAGAACAAAATCAAGCACTTTATAAAAGTGTATTGATCGACTACATGGACCTTCCTAAAAAACAACAAAAGGAGGCCATGAAAGAAGATAAATATCTGAATGCCCTGCAGGTAAAGTATGCCTATGCACTGACCTGCCACAAAAGTCAGGGTGGACAATGGGATGCTGTTTTTGTGGATCAAGGATATTTAGGAGAGGCAGAAATTGACAATGACTTTATCCGATGGACCTATACGGCCATTACAAGAGCAAAAAATGAACTTTTTCTGGTTAATTTTGACACCAAATTCTTTTAG
- a CDS encoding DUF1573 domain-containing protein — MKYILSVAVILCLAFSASAQDAELLAPTPPGPFIKFSEMSHDFGDIEQGEKVEYTFEFTNTGDAPIVISNVLTTCGCTASSWPREPVLPGTSSKIEVSFNSAGKIGHQNKVITIMSNATNNPERVKIVTNILPKTDS; from the coding sequence ATGAAATATATATTGAGCGTAGCGGTTATTTTATGTCTGGCCTTCTCAGCCAGCGCACAGGATGCAGAACTTTTAGCACCGACCCCTCCAGGGCCATTTATCAAGTTTTCTGAGATGTCTCATGACTTTGGAGACATCGAGCAAGGCGAGAAAGTGGAATACACCTTCGAATTCACCAACACTGGCGATGCACCCATTGTAATTTCGAATGTACTCACCACCTGCGGATGTACTGCTTCTAGCTGGCCACGTGAACCTGTTCTTCCTGGTACTTCTAGTAAAATAGAAGTAAGTTTTAATAGCGCTGGGAAAATTGGACATCAAAACAAGGTGATTACTATCATGAGTAATGCTACCAACAATCCTGAGCGGGTGAAAATTGTTACCAATATTTTACCAAAGACGGATTCTTAA
- a CDS encoding VOC family protein, with protein sequence MKLGAFSVSLSVKDLTVSKSFYENLGFAVFAGSPDQNYLIMKNDQTLIGLFQGMFEGNLLTFNPGWDQAANTLDSFDDVRAIQKKMKEEKVQLIQEADESTTGPASMMMADPDGNMILIDQHV encoded by the coding sequence ATGAAACTCGGAGCATTTTCAGTCAGTCTTAGTGTGAAAGACCTGACCGTTTCAAAATCATTTTATGAAAACCTGGGCTTTGCTGTATTTGCGGGAAGTCCAGATCAGAATTACCTAATCATGAAAAATGATCAAACATTGATCGGCTTGTTTCAGGGAATGTTTGAAGGCAATTTACTTACCTTCAATCCTGGGTGGGATCAAGCAGCTAATACTTTAGATTCCTTTGATGATGTCAGAGCTATTCAAAAGAAAATGAAAGAGGAGAAGGTTCAGCTGATTCAAGAGGCCGATGAATCTACTACAGGGCCTGCGAGTATGATGATGGCTGATCCGGATGGGAACATGATATTGATTGATCAACACGTTTAA
- a CDS encoding DUF4199 domain-containing protein has product MKNIAIKYGLIGSVVMMFGVMLPFWIYGEDMELGAGEVYGYASMILSLTAIYFGIKQYKTELNGDLSFKQAFIFGTFVNFVAALAFGIFSYVLYAWLMPDFLQTYLDHSITMVKTNSALTPEEMEAELAYINEGKDLWLSPAFGGLLMFGTVFPIGLVMTLISSFALKTR; this is encoded by the coding sequence ATGAAAAACATTGCAATCAAATATGGTTTGATAGGGTCTGTAGTTATGATGTTCGGTGTCATGCTGCCTTTTTGGATTTATGGAGAAGATATGGAATTGGGAGCAGGAGAGGTATATGGCTACGCCTCCATGATCCTGTCTTTAACGGCCATTTATTTTGGGATAAAACAATACAAAACCGAATTGAATGGAGACCTGTCTTTTAAACAGGCTTTCATCTTCGGTACTTTTGTAAATTTTGTTGCCGCTCTCGCCTTTGGCATCTTTTCTTATGTGTTATATGCCTGGCTCATGCCCGATTTCCTTCAGACTTATTTAGATCATTCCATTACCATGGTGAAAACCAATAGTGCTTTGACCCCAGAGGAAATGGAAGCGGAGCTTGCTTACATCAATGAGGGGAAGGACTTATGGCTTAGTCCAGCTTTTGGTGGGTTACTCATGTTCGGGACGGTGTTTCCGATAGGGTTGGTCATGACGCTGATTTCTTCTTTTGCTTTAAAAACTAGATAG
- a CDS encoding response regulator transcription factor, producing MKKSAVFIGLSVGLLLTLLNALDYFHLVRVLSFEFYAAGVGLLFMALGIWAGIKLSGSKEELAAPQVSIENGKKINLSDRELDVLVELNNGLSNQEIADKLFVSLNTVKTHISNLYLKLHAKRRTQALAKAKELRIVE from the coding sequence TTGAAAAAATCAGCAGTATTCATCGGGTTGAGCGTTGGGCTATTGCTCACACTTCTGAATGCACTGGACTATTTCCATCTCGTCAGGGTACTGTCATTCGAGTTTTATGCCGCAGGCGTAGGATTGCTCTTTATGGCCTTAGGAATTTGGGCCGGAATTAAATTGAGTGGATCGAAAGAGGAACTAGCTGCTCCTCAGGTGTCCATTGAAAATGGGAAGAAAATTAATCTTAGCGATCGAGAACTCGATGTACTGGTGGAATTGAATAATGGTTTGTCTAATCAGGAGATTGCCGACAAGCTATTTGTTTCTCTGAATACTGTAAAAACGCATATCAGTAACCTGTACTTAAAACTTCATGCGAAGCGAAGAACTCAAGCTTTGGCCAAGGCGAAAGAATTGAGAATCGTCGAATAA